CACACATTGAATTATACTAGGCCACCTCTTGTTGAATTTATGTACTCCACCAGAGTTGTTGTTTCTAATTTAACCTTCACAAATTCACCATTTTGGAATATTCATCCTGTATACTGCAGGTTAGCTTTCTAAATTCTACTTGCTAATTCGGTATATTATCTATTAGCACGCAACCAGTTGCGattacaaatttattattaAGTGCCTATGCAAATAAACAGCCAAGTGCTTGTACAACATCTCACGATCCTAGCTCCCATCAGTTCACCGAACACGGACGGCATTGATCCAGGTATGCCCTTTTTCTGTCTGAAACATTGAGTGTATCATGACTCCCTGAACTAATTCGTTTTTCTGTCTGAAATATTGTGAAGGAAAAAACTGGAAGTAGTATAGTGTATGCTGATGCATTAGTATGTCTGTACTCAGATGCCAGATCTTCCATCACATCTGTGTTTTACGTTGCCTTTGATACAGTTCCCTGGATGTTTGAACCACCAGAAAATTAAAAACCACATTGATTAAATTAAAATGTTGTTTGCTTTTTAGAAGTCATGTCAACATTAGTGTCCTTCAACTAtaatttttccttcttttttttgttcttatcCTTGACTGTCTATATTCTCATAGCAACCATTTGGTATGAACGCAATGTGGTTTTTAATTTTGGTCATACTCATCTCACCCAGATTCGTCTACAAATGTCTGCATCGAAGATTGCTACATCAGGAATGGCGATGACATTGTCGTCATTAAGAGTGGGTGGGATGAGTACGGCATTTCATTTGCTTATCCTAGCTCCAACATTAGCATCCAAAACATCACTGGGCAGACAAGGAGCAGCGCAGGGATAGCCCTTGGAAGCGAGATGTCAGGTGGCATATCAAACGTTCGAGCTGTAGGTATCCGCATCGTGAACTCGGTGCATGGGATCAGAATCAAAACCGCTCCAGGGCGGGGCGGGTATGTGAAGAATGTGTACATAGCTGATGTCAGCATGGACAATGTTTCAATAGCCATCAGGATCACCGCAAACTATGGTGAACATCCTGATGATAAATATGACAAGAATGCACTCCCCATCATAAGCAATATCACCATCAAGAACGTTATAGGTGCCAACATTGGGGTTGCAGGAATGTTGCAGGGAATCCAGGGGGACAGTTTCAGCAATATTTGCTTATCAAATGTTACCCTCAGTACCAAATCTATGGATCCATGGAATTGTTCGCTTGTTGAAGGATACTCAAACTCTGTGTCTCCAGAAATATGTGAGGAACTCAGAACCAACCCTGGGCCAGACCAAGTATGCTATGATGGTAACTATCTAGCATCAGCAGAAGTACCATCACAGGCGCCACAGAAGTCGAGTGCTAGTCGGCTGCTAAATCCTTTCCACAAATTGGCTTCTGTAAGAGCTTAATGTCctcatagatttttttttgttgtgcaGTACATCCTGGAAATGTTTTTAACTTTTAAGCCTGCCTATTGTAATGAAGATAAAACTGTTGGTGttctgtaatttttttatattccTGTATGTAACGGATTCTTACTTGAATGCAAAATCAGCGTGTTCATCCTATAAAAAAGGCAGCATTTTCGTTATTgccaagaaaataaaaatacatacttcctccgtccaacaaaggatgtctcaacttggattaaatttaaatgcatctatacactaagtcatgtctagatacattcaaattttgacaaacttgagacatcttttcttggacggagggagtatcattttcTGCTCCAATTCAGAGGTTGGAAACTTATCTATTGACAGCAAAAGTATTGTTTGGCCAAATGTGGCTCTGAACTTACTACAACACAGACTAAGGGCAGATGGCAAAGTATACTCTTCCTTGTGATATTTTTTTCCAGAGTATACACAATAGCAAATTCAACTTCATTTTTTCCTTCTGAAGTTGATAAAAGTGCACAATAAGCATCCatcatgaaaagaaaaggaaaaagaatatCTGAACAACCTTTTTGCTTGCATATAGGAAATTGACGCATCATCAAAAGGCAAATGCACTTGATTTGATAGTTTCAGAAGGAATACAAGTTGTTGTTATTCCTTCTGAACATCTGAGAGGTACAAAAGAGATTAGTTCCTTTTCGCTTGTTTAGGCAAGTGGCTGTTTCAGAAATCCACAGTTTGCATCTTAAAGATCCCAAATAATCACATGGAAAAATATGGCCAAATGTGCGCTGTAAAAAAATGACGGAAGGCGCAACTTATGTTTTGAACGATGCAGCTGAGTAAGTTCTATAAAGTTGTTCTAAAAAGAAGTTGTGCGCCTCCGAATCTTTGGAATTTATCTGTTTGAGATGAACAACCATTTGGAATCACATGCAAGAACCCATACAAGTGAATAATcgagaaaaataatttaataTGCAATTCTGTTCATAAACATAATGATACATCTCCATGGTTGTGTTGGGGCATATCATATATCATGAAATTAGAAAATTTAGGTTTGTTAAGGACTGTATAAGGTAGTAGCCTGTATGCCAAACAGTGTTGTGGCACATGATAATATAGAATTTCAATCTAGTTCATAATCAAGAAAGCTAATGTGTTTTTTAACATCAGAtttaaatttgacaaactACACATTATGGCATTACACAATAGCATGGAACAGAATTGATTTTCTGTTCACAAGAAATTAAACATTCATCACAATGAAAATACATTAGAATCGATAGTTTAAGAAACAATGGAAACTAGTTATTTCGGCTTTAACATGTGCGGTATCTGTCCAATGCTCTAAACATTAGTACATATGAAACTTCTCCCTGGTGTTTTCGAAGACTTGCTCAGCAATGAGGGCTCCATTGCCTTCGGCCTTCTTTATCTCCATGTTGGCTTTCTGATAGTGCCCAGTGCCTCTCAAAGCATCAGCAATGAAGTCATCAAATCCAATGGCAATGGCTGCTTCCGCCTTGGCTCCATAGACAAGCCTCTGTATTGCCCAATTAGCAGTAGTGTTAAGCAATGCCATCAGGTATTTTTGTAAGGTTAAGGTCCTGTTTGAATTGATGGTACTTTTTGTAGGAGCAAAGGATGAACCTTGATTCGGGAGAGGTGAACCGCACCGAAGCACATTGGGCATGGTTCACATGATGCATAGATTTCACAATCTGAGAGCTCGAGCCTTCCAAGCTTTATGCAGGCCTGAAGTATGAACATGCATTGAATATGTGAAAGAAGCAACAAAGAATGAATTGAAACTACTAAAGATTGCATAAGGATGTAAGTATTAGTAATAGCAGGGCAAGTATCGCTGACAGTGGGCATAAGCCTTTTTGACCTCTCTTATTGCAGTTACTTCAGCATGTGCAGTTGGATCAGTTTTCTTTAGAACCATGTTATGGCAGCTGACAACTATTTCATCGTTACAGACAACAACTGCACCAAAAGGCCCCCCATCACCACAATCAACTCCCTTATATGCTTCTTCGACTGCTTTTGTTAAAAACTTATGGTCCCTGTCTTGAACAGCTGTAAAATTTGCGAAAACTCAAGTTAGTGTTACTCCTGAAACCAAAACAAATTAGgcaaaaaatgtgaaaaatgGACTGGTAAAAACACCACGCAAGCATGAGATGCTTGAACTTCCATTAGTAGCTCGGGccgcacaacaagtaaatctgaAGATTAAAAGTTCCAGGTACAGTAAAACTCATACCTTGATGATGACCAGCAAATGCAGAAGCGACTGAGATCGTCCCATCCTTCGACTCCACAACTACAGAAAAGAAAGGCATATATTGAGGACATGATTAATCAAAAGCAGAAAGACCTAGCAGAGAGGAACCTTAAACTCATGTTGATTGGTTAAGGCTGCATTTGTTATTGCGGTGAATTCTCATAATCCCATTAGGTCCACCcgcttttttttctctttattgTTTGGCTATCCTACATTTTCTGATTTTCCTGCTTTCGTGTGTTTTTCTCATGGCAGATTATAAAATGAGTTCAGCGCAGCACATGTCAGCAACTGCAAACTCATCCTAATAACAAAATTGGTACTCCCACCgccccgaattaactgacgtggatttatataagaatctatacaaatgcACATCacttaattcgggacggagggatgAAATGGTGAACTCTATAGAACAAAGGATTTGGGTCTACGACATGTGTATCTTTCTCCATTTACTTGAAAATGTAATGCCTTAcaaggtaaaaaaaacatgttgcaGAATAAAGAGCAAAGCACACTTGCAAGTGTCAGTCAGATGTTGCATTCTTAGATGCCATATGTGTGTTAACGTAACCCAAAATTATATGTTGGCATATCATTGCTTCATGATTGTGCGATAACAACCAGtgccctgtttttttttcctaatcaACGAGTTGGCTAGCCTTCGCAATATGCAGAACCTTGCACAGGGAGCGCAATAGTACATTTGTTGTTAAAAAACAACAAAGCAACCACCATCCACTAACATTTGTTTTAGCCTTGAATGGCATGATATCCTTCCAATGGCGACAGCAGAGTGAGATCCGCCTAATTAAAGAGTCATTTACGGTAACTATGCCTCATTTTTGTAAAAGATCCTACGACATTTATAACTGCATCCACCAAAGAAAGGCACGTAAAATGCGTATGTCGACGGATTCCATGTGAATAGATTACGGAATATATACTTAGAAACGAAGAATACACAATTAACCCAGGTAGAGTTAGGAAAAAGCTTGTTCCAGCATTTTCCAGCTACAAAACCAGGATCAAGCACCAACCGAACATATACTACTCGTAGAAAAGAAGCACATGCCAGGCCCAAATTGCATTGCAGGTTTCGCTCCTACAATACCCAGAAGAAAACTCGAGAGACGAAGCGTTAGACCGTGATTTCCCTTGTACAGGGATCCGGCAACACACAGGCACGCACGCCGAAAATCTAATCCCCGATTATCGCGTGGGAAGGGATGggatggaatggaatggaatggaagcGTACCCTGGGCCTCTTCCATGGCAGAGTTCGCGAgcgcgcgcgagagagagcgATCCAGGAGCTTTTGGGCGAGGGGGACTGGAGAGAAAGGGCGGAGGGGATTAGACTTCGACGGTCTGAAAGATTCTCTCTTTGGTTGGGGACGATGGCGTGAGCCGGGGGTTGGCGTACCGTCTCGTGCTCGCTTCCTGTGCGCATAAATAAGGAAAAGAGAACGCGCGCCTTCGAACGAGACTCTGTTTCTTATCACTGTAACTCACTGGCATGTGGGCCGGGTATATCTGTCCGTGGCTGATTGGATGGAAGGCGTATCACCGACGGATCTCGCGCCCGCCAAAGTTCCGTGAACCGGGTCCAGGGGTCGGTGGTGGATCACGGGGATCTTTCGTCTCTGCTGCTTTTGCCGCGGTCGACGGTTACTGACACCGGCGCGTGGGCCGCGGGACGTTCTTTCGTAGAACCGGAGCATGGCTCTGTGCGTATCCACGTTTTGCACAAGTTCTTAATCTTTCACtcccttccaaaaaaaaaaacaatctttCGCTGATACTCCGTAATAAAAGTTTTGCACAATGGTGTGTCATCCCTTCACGTCTCTGgattgtttatttttcttttccctgcATTGCAGGAACCACGAGCTTAATTTCTTCAGCATTTTTGATCCTGCGGTTTCGTtgagtgttttttttgttgccacTTTGCCCCTTTGCGCCATTTTAATTTTCCGACAGTTATTCCTACTCCGTCGGTTccatatgtactccctccgattctaaattgttgtcgaaatattacatgtatctagacgtttttaaaaaatagatacatccatatttgaacaaatctgagttaagaatttaagatcagaTAAAGTACCCATCAAGTACTGCATAAATTGTGTACTTGATCCTAGAATTGCACATTTGAGAATGAAGTATCCGCCCCCGCCGTCAGACCAAGTTTGCAACTCGTTACCATTTCAAAAATATGGAAGGCGGCGAGATTGCTGTACACTTATCAGTTATCATCTCTTAGCTAATGCATACGTGTTATGTCTATCTATTCTACCCTTTGCAAGAGATAGGCAGATAAGTGATAGGACCATGTGCCTGGCCATGTGGAACACGTCACCCATTCATGCATCTCCAGCATGCATCCTGATCTTCCAAGCATACGAGAAAAGCCGGATGCAGAAATTAattggaaaataataattaaaaacaGTCCTGCTACAtactcctccgttcctaattaattggcgccggct
This is a stretch of genomic DNA from Brachypodium distachyon strain Bd21 chromosome 1, Brachypodium_distachyon_v3.0, whole genome shotgun sequence. It encodes these proteins:
- the LOC100843088 gene encoding probable polygalacturonase; translation: MSRSASIFQALLVFTTVAAEIQWSSVSGMYCKDLTASVYRPHSVSITEFGAVGDGMTRNTKAFQNAIFYLSSFANKGGAQLFVPAGRWLTGSFSLVSHLTVSLDKDAVILGSPDSSDWPVIDPLPSYGRGRELPGKRHQSLIFGSNLTDVIITGANGTIDGQGEIWWNWFHNHTLNYTRPPLVEFMYSTRVVVSNLTFTNSPFWNIHPVYCSQVLVQHLTILAPISSPNTDGIDPDSSTNVCIEDCYIRNGDDIVVIKSGWDEYGISFAYPSSNISIQNITGQTRSSAGIALGSEMSGGISNVRAVGIRIVNSVHGIRIKTAPGRGGYVKNVYIADVSMDNVSIAIRITANYGEHPDDKYDKNALPIISNITIKNVIGANIGVAGMLQGIQGDSFSNICLSNVTLSTKSMDPWNCSLVEGYSNSVSPEICEELRTNPGPDQVCYDGNYLASAEVPSQAPQKSSASRLLNPFHKLASVRA
- the LOC100843695 gene encoding uncharacterized protein LOC100843695 — its product is MEEAQVVESKDGTISVASAFAGHHQAVQDRDHKFLTKAVEEAYKGVDCGDGGPFGAVVVCNDEIVVSCHNMVLKKTDPTAHAEVTAIREACIKLGRLELSDCEIYASCEPCPMCFGAVHLSRIKRLVYGAKAEAAIAIGFDDFIADALRGTGHYQKANMEIKKAEGNGALIAEQVFENTREKFHMY